The sequence GATCCAGTGACCGCCCTCGGTCTTGGGCTTCTTGAGCTGCTCGTCGACGTGGCGGTCGCGCTTGGGGATCTCCGGACCACTCGAGCCGTTGCCCAGCTTGCTCACCACCGCTTCGACGATGGCGTTGATCTGGCGTTCGTCGAGTGCCATGGCGGTGCCTCGCGACCTATCGAGATATAGCTACTTCTTGGGCTTCTTCGCCTGCGACGGCAGCGCGCTCTCGCCATCCCAGAAGATGCCCGCGGCCAGCTCTTCGTAGACCACCATCACCTTGGAGACCGGCAGATCGAGCCGCTTGGCGATGACCTGGCGCACCTCGGAGATCAGGCCTTCGATGATCTCCGGCGTGCGATCGTCCTTCTGCTTGGCCTTGATGGTGACCACGGGCATGGCGTTCTAGCCCTTGCTCTTGTCGTACTTGAGGCTGCCGCCGACCTCGAGCTGGTCGACGATGGCCATGATGGTGGCGTCCACGGGGCGGTCCTTGGTGGCCTTGGTCTGCCGGGCGCTGGAGCCGGAGGCGTAGAGCACCACCTCGCCCACGCCTGCGCCGACAGCGTCCACCGCCACCACGATCGCCCCGTTGACGTTGCCCTCGACATCCATGCCGCGCACGAGCAGGAGCTTGGAGCCGTTGAGCTCCTCCTCCTTGCGCGTGGACACGACGGTCCCGACGACCTTGCCGATGAGCATCGCTCTCGCCTTCTTGCCGCCCGCGTCGCCGCGAGCGGTGGAAGCGAATTACTTGCCGCTCTCGGCGCGCGCCTGGTCGGCGCGGCCCAGCGGGAGGGCGAGGTCGATGTTGGTGTGCGGGCGGGGGATGACGTGCACCGACACCAGCTGGCCCACGCGCTCAGCCGCGCGCGAACCCGCCTCGGTGGCGGCCTTCACCGCGGCCACGTCGCCACGGACGATGGCGGTGACGTACCCGCCGCCGATCTTCTCGTAGCCCACGAGCTCCACCTTGGCGGCCTTCACCATGGCATCCGAGGCCTCGACCATGCCCACGAAGCCCTTCGTCTCGATCATCCCCAGCGCGTCAGCCATCTTGGTTGCTCCTTGGATGCTGCATAACGAAAAGGTTAGTTAACCAAACGCTTACTTGTCCTTGAACGCCGGCGGCTCGGCGCCGGTCACGCTCTTGAGCGCGTCCACGGCGGCCTTGGCGGCGGCGTCGATCTCCGCCTCGGGGCCGGCCAGGTACAGGCGGCCGAAGGCGCCGAACGGCGTCACGTCCACCAGCTTCACGTTGGCGGCCTTCTCGGCCTCGTTGGCGGCGAAGGCGGCGTACGCGGCCGGCTCGCACTCGAGGATGAACAGGCTCTGGCCGGGCTCGATCATCGAGCCGAAGCGGATGCGGTCGAGGATCATCGCGTGCATGGGCTCGATGGCGCGCACGATGGTGTTCGAGATGATCTTCGGCTTCATGCGGTCTTCGACCTTGGCGCCCATCTCGCCGAGGATCGCCTCGCCCGCGCTGCGCACCTCGCCCTTGTCCTCGCTGTGCACCTCGAGCATGCCGTAGGCGCGCTCGACGACCAGCGTCGCCGGCTGCACCTTGGTCTGCTTGAGGGCCACGTCGATGAGGCGATGGATGGCCATGCCCGGCGCGATCTCGATGAAGAGCGAGGCGACGCCAGGGACCGGGTAGTAGCCGCGGCAGGTGGTGCAGATGTGCGCGGCGAGCTGCGGCTGGAGCGAGTCGAGGAAGACGAAGGTGCGGAGGCTGATACCGCCGGCCATGTGCCCTCTCCCAAGGGTGAAGCGGGGTTTCTACCGTGCTGTGGGCAAGCTGACAAGCGACCGCTAGACCGGTCTTGCAGACGGCTCGGTCGCGCCGTGCGTGCGGCTAGCGCGCCGGCTGCTCCGGCCACACCTGCCCGGCCCCGTTCACCTTGATGGTCCACCCTGCCCCGCGCGTGAACTTGCGGAACTCGTCGAGCGTCTTGGGCTGGTAGCTGAACTGCCTGCCGTCGGCGCTGAAGGCCACGTCGTACTCTTCCTTCTTCTGCACGCGCTGGTCGGGGCCGTTCGCGCTGGTGGCGGGCCAGTTGGTGTCGGTGGTGTCGCCCTGGGTCTTCTGGGTGCCGAGCTTCACCCAGTTGTAGAAGTCGTAGCTGCACCACTGCGCCATCGTGGGGCACTGGTGGTAGCAGGTGCTCTCCACCGTCTTCTGGCACTTGTCGTAACAGGTGCTGCAGACCTCGCGGACCTCTGAGTAGCCATTCTTCTTGCTCGTGGATTCCTTGTGGCAGTTGCAGTCGTGCGGGCGGCAGTCGTAGCTCTCCTGATGCGGATTGCAGGAGTACGGCTCGCAGTCGTGCGTGCCGCTCTGGCGCATCTGACAGCTCTTGTTGAACGCGTCGCCCGGCGCGTTGAAGCCCGAGCCGTGCTGGAGCTGCCGCTGCTCGAGATCGACCGTGTAGATCCAGTGCGTGCTCTGCACCGTCGCCGCCTTCTGGTGCGGCATCAGGCACACCAGCATTCCCGCGCTGCACGAGCCGAAGAGCGCCAGCCCGACGTAGAGCATCGCGTGGCTCTTCTTCGCGGGCGGCGTTTTCACTGCGGGTGAAGCCGGCGCCTGGCCTTGCGAGGCGCCGCCGGGCGCTTCGCCTGCCTTGGCGTCCTCCACGCGCGCGCCGCAGTTGCGACACTTGCCATCGCCGGTTCGATCCTGCGAGCCGCAGTAACTGCAGACCCAGTTCGCGCCCGCGTTGGCCGTCTTGAGCGCGGCCTCGTCGGTGACCTCGGCGCTCTCGAGATCGGTGACGTCTTGCTCGGCCTTGCTCTTGGCGGTGCCGCACTTCTGGCACTTGAGGAAGCGGCCGAGGTTCATCTCGCCGCAGCTCGGGCACTTCCACTTGTCCTCAACGACGTACGTGCGCTTGACGTGTTCGTCACTCATGGTGGCTCATCCTCGTTGACGTCGAGCGGCCTTGGCGTGCCAACCCGCGCGCGCCATCGCCTCGTTTCCGAGCGGATCGTCCAGCTTCTCCAGCGCCGCGCGCGCGTCCTCGGCGCGCTCGGGCCCAATCGTGCCGAGCAGCGAGGCGAGCGCGGTGAGGACCTCGTCCTCCATCGTCTGCGCCTCGACCACGTTGCCCGGATGCACCAACGCGCGCGCACCCTTGGCGGCGCTCCACGCTTGCACCAGGCCGACAAGCTGGGCCGAACCGAGCGCGTCCTCGGCGCCAATGGCCAAGAAGTGCCGCCACACGGCGACGTCGTGCGCGCGGAATGCCGGCTCTTCATTCGCGAGCTCGAGCGCACGCAGCGCGAGCTCGGGGTCCGCGAGGACCGCGTCCGGGAAGCGCGCGAGCACCATCGCCCGCTCTGCGCGATCGACGGCTTCGACGGCCTTCGGAAGCACGGCGCGCGCTGCACGAAGCGCATCGGCGCACGTGGCCCAGCTGCCCTCGAGCAAGCCCTGGCGAAGCGCGCCCAGCGCCGCCGCGAGCTGGAGCGCGTTCGAGCCGCCTTCGAACTCACCCGCCTCGAGCGCTGCGCCCTGCACCGCCGCGGCGACGACTGCCGCCTCCCACGCCTCGTCATCCGACTCGGCCGCGGCGTCGATGAGCGACTCGGGCGTGCTCTCGTCGAGCTCGAGGATCGATTCGAGAAAGCGCGTCAACGCGGGCCACGCCTCGCCGGCGCGCGCGTGAAGCACGTCGAAGAGCCGCGACGCGAGCACGTCCTCGCCGGAATCCAGATGCCGTCGCAGCGACGCCACCGTCGCCTGCACGTCGCCCGATTGCAGCTCGCGCACCGCCCGATACAGGTGCGCCGGCAAATCGAGCAGCGCCTGCTCCTCGCGCGTGACCACGCCCAGCACGCGCTTCACGACCGCATCGGGCTCCGCGTCCGGCGCCACTGCGAGCGCCTCGAGCACGGCCGCGCGCGCCGCGCGACGCCGCAAGGGATCTGCGAGCGACAAGCCGGCCAGGTGCTGCAGTGCGCCCAACGAATCGCCCGCCTCGAGCAGCGCGCGCGCATCGTCGCGAATCGGCTCTTCGCGCTCGCCGCGCAGCTTCCAGGCCTGCGCCCGCCGACCCAGCCGATCCAGCACCTGCACCTTCAACTCGCGCGACGCCGCGTCGTTCTCGTCGAGCGCCTCGAGCCCGGACTCGAGCTCGTCCTGCGCGCCGTCTTGAAGCGCGAGTTCCAGCAAGTCTGCGGAGAGCGCGGTGTCGTGCTCGGCGGCGCTCTTGAGCGCGCGGCGCGCCTGGGTGCGCTCGTCGACTTCTTCCGACAGGACCGCGAGCCCCCACTGCGCGCCTTGATGCTTCGGCGCGAGCTCGAGCACGCTGCGGTAGCCGTCGAGCGCTGCGTCGAGCTTGCCTTGCGCGTGCAGCAGCCACGCGCGCGCGAAGCGAGGCGTCGCGCCGTCGAGCACCGGCGTCGAGCCCAGGATTCGCGCGGCCGCCTCGACCTCGTCGCCCGCGAGCAACGCCAGCGCAAGCAGCGGCGCCACCCGTGGACGCGATTCGGTCAGCGACCAGGCGGAATCGAGCGACTTGCGCGCGAGCTCGATGTTGCCGTCGCGCAAGGCCACCGCGCCACGAACGGCATCCGCCTCAGGCGCGTCCAGCAGCGCGAGCCAGGCCGCGTCCTCGCCCGACGCGAGTGCAATCCGCGCGAGCAGCACCTGCGCCCGGGCGCGCTCGGCCGGCAGCAGCGCCTGCGCCTTGGCCGCGACGACGAGCTTCTTCTTCGCGGCAGCGAGCTTGCCCTCCACGAAGTCGCGCCAGCCGAGAACGAGCGGGCCAGACGGCTCATCCTTCACCTCGTCGAAGAGCGACTTCGCGCCTGGCAGCCGCCGACGCGCAGAGGGCGCACCACCATCCGCCTGCGCGAGCAGCGATCGCAGATAGCTCGCGTGCAGCCGCCGGCCTTTTCCAAGCCGCGTGGCCGCAAGCAGCGCGTCGGCCACCTTCGCGGGCGCCTTGCCGACGGCCGACAGAAAGCCCTTCGCGTCATCGTTCTCGTCGTCCGAGGGAATCGGCGGCGGCCCGAGCACCTCGCGCAGATCGACATCGCCCGCGAAGAGCCGCCCACCGTGGACCTCGTCGCCCTCGCCTTCGGGCTCGTCGTCGAGCTGGTCCGCGCCCGGCAACACGCGAACCGCGAGCGGCGTCACCAGCGAGACCGGATCCGCCATTTCGCGAAGCAGCTGCGAGAGCGCGTCGAGCGCGGCCGGCAGCGCATCGCCGTCGACGCTCAAGCGCTTCAGCCACGGGACGAAGAGCGCGTGCCGTGCGGCGCGCGCCGCATCATTCAGCTCGGCAGCCGCGGCCTCGACCTGCTCCACGGTCCGCGCGGCAGGCCCCGTGGCGAGCATGCGCGGCACATCGCGGCCTGCGCGCAGTCGCTGGACGAGCTCTTTGACGTTGCGCGCGACGTTGAGCTGCGGCGCGCCCGGCTCGAGCTCGAGCAGCCGGTACGCGTTCTCCGCAAGAGGGCGCGCGAGGGCCTTGGCCCGCGCGCTCCAGGACTCGAAGGGGCGCATCGCGAGCATCTTCGCCCAGGAGCGGCCTGGGCACCATCGGACCGAAACTAAGCGGTGGTCGTGCCCGAGCCGCTGCCGGAGCCGCTGTTGCTGCCCGAGTCGGAGCTGGCGCCCGTGGAGCCGCTGTCGCTGCCCGAGCCGCTGCCCGACGACGTCGAGCCGCTGTCGCTGCTGGCGCCCGTGGTCGAGCCGGAATCGCTGCTGGCGCCCGTGGTCGAGCCCGAATCGCTGCTCGCGCCGGTGGTCGAGCCGGAATCGCTGCTGGCGCCGGTGGTCGAGCCGCTGTCCGACGAGCCCGAAGTGCCGGTGGTGGAGCTCGACGACGATCCAGTGCTGGCGGCCGACGACGACGACGTGGTGCTGGTGGAGCTCGTGCTCGAGCTGCTGCCCGTCGAGCCGGTGGTGGCGGTGGCGGGGCTGTCCTTCACGCAGCAGCCCTGCGAGCCGTCGCCGTAGCCCTGGCAGAACCAGCCCACATCCGAGGGGCAGTCGGTGCGCACGTGGCAGCTCTGGGCCTGGCCGCAGTTCACCGGGCCGGAGCCGATGGTGCCCGTCGTGCCGGTGCCCGTGCCGTTGGTGATGCCGCCGACGGTGCCGGTGCTGGAGCTGGAGGACGATGAACTGCCGGAGCAGCCTGCCACGAGCAGGCCGAAGAGGACGATCGAGGAGAGCTTGGTCATGCAGCGCACTCTAAACGAATGCGCGCTGGCCGACTACATCGGTCCGGCTGGGCCCGCGCCCTCGTCGCCGCCGGAGAAGAAGTCCTTGATGGCCTGCTTCACGGTGTCGCGCTCGATGACGGCGATGCTGCTCGTGAGCGGGATCTGCTTGGGGCAGACCTTCACGCAGTTCTGGGCCTTGCCGCACTCCTGCACGCCGCCCTTGCCCATCACCGCGCGCAGGCGCTCGGGGGCGTTGAGCTTGCCCGTGGGGTGCATGTTGAAGCGCCGCACCTGGTTGATGGCCGCCGGGCCGATGAAGTCCGAGGCCGAGTTCACCTGGGGGCAGGCCTCCACGCAGCAACCGCAGGTCATGCACGTGGACATCACGTACTCCTGCTGCTGATCGCTCTGCGCCTCGCGCGGGCCCGGGCCGAGGTCGTAGGTGCCGTCGATGGGGATCCACGCCTTCACGCGCTTCAAGTTCTCGAACATCGTCTGCCGGTCCACGCAGAGGTCGCGCACGAGCGGGAACTTGGTCATCGGCTCGAGCGTCACCGGCTGCTCGAGCTGATCGATGAGCGCGGTGCACGCCTGGCGCACCTTGCCGTTCACGTTCATGGTGCAGCTGCCGCAGACCTCTTCCAGGCAGGCCTGGTCCCACGCGACAGGCGTCGTCTTCTTGCCGTCCTGGGTGACCGGGTTGCGCTGGATCTCCATCAGGCAGGAGATGACGTTCATGTTCGGCTTGTACGGCAACGCGAACGTCTCGAAGAACGGCTCCTTGCCGGCCTCACCGCGCTTGATGCGGATGACGATCTGCTTGCCCGTGTGGGTGGCGGCGACCATGGTCGTTGTCTCCAGAAATCAGGCGTACCAGCGGGGCTCAGGCTTGAGCACGTCGAACTTCACCGGCTCGTAGGTGATCTTCGGGCCGTCCTTGGTCCAGGCGGCCATGGTGGTCTTGAGCCACTTGTCCTTCTGCGCTTCCCACTTGGCCATCCACTCCTTGTCCTCGTTGGGATCGCGCGTCTTGGGCTCGGGAAGCTTGAAGTCGGGCTTGTAGTGCGAGCCGCGGCACTCGTCGCGGAGCAGCGCGCCCTGGGTCATCACCTCGGCCAGCTCGAGCATGTTCCAGAGCTGGTTGGCGTAGCTCAGCGGCTGGTTGAGCGTGCCCGTGGCTGCATCGAGGACGTTCAGGTTGTTCCAGCGCTGCTTCATCTCGCGGATGCGATCGACCGACTTCTGCAGGCGATCGTTGTAGCGCACGACCGTCATGTTCTCGGTCATCAGATCGCCGAGCTCCTTGCCCATGCGGAACGGGTTCTCGGAGCCCTGCATCTTCTTGATGCTCTCGAAGCGGTCCTTCCAGCGCTTGGCCTCGCGGTCCAAGAGACCCGCCGACGCCTGGTTGGTGCCGGTGTTCTTGGCGTACGAGATCATCGACGGGCCCGCGAGCCCGCCCGCGTAGATGCAGGAGAGCAGCGAGTTGGCGCCGAGGCGGTTGGCGCCGTGGTACGCGTAGTCGCACTCGCCGGCGGCGTAGAGCCCGGGGATGTTGGTGGCCTGGTTACGCGGCGAGCCGGCAACGGGAAGGTTGTTCTTGTCGCCCTCGATGTCGACCCAGAGGCCGCCCATCGAGTAGTGCATCGCCGGGAAGATCTTCATCGGCTTGTGTCGGGGATCCACGCCCTGGAACTTCTCGTAGATCTCGAGCACGCCTTTGATCTTGGCGTCGAGGACCTTGGCCGGGATGTGGGTGACGTCGAGGTGCACCGCGTCCTGGCCGTCGATGCCCATCTTCAGATCGCGGCAGACGTGGAAGATCTCGCGCGTGGCCACGTCGCGCGGCACGAGGTTCTTGTACTTGGGGTACCACTCCTCGAGGAAGTACCAGGGCTCGCCCTTGGGCGGACGCTGCTTGCCCGAGCGCTGATCCATCCCGCCGTCGCTGGGCACCCACACCCGGCCGCCCTCGCCGCGGACGCTCTCGCTCATCAGGCGGAGCTTGTCCTCGCCCGGGATCGCCGTCGGGTGCACCTGGATGAACTCGCCGTTCGCGTAGAACGCGCCCTGCTGGTACACGCTGCCGGCCGCGGTGCCGGTGTTGATGGTGGAGTTCGTCGATCGGCCGAAGACGATGCCCGGGCCGCCGGTCGCGAGGCACACCGCGTCGGCCGGGAACGACTTCACCTCCATCGTGCGCAGGTCCATCGCCACCACGCCGCGGCACGGACCGCCCTCCTCGCGCACGATGCCGAGGAACTCCCAGAACTCGTACTTGGTGACCTTGCCCTCGGCCTCGTAGCGGCGCACCTGCTCGTCCAGCGCGTAGAGCAGCTGCTGGCCCGTGGTCGCGCCGGCGAAGGCGGTGCGGTGGTGCAGCGTGCCGCCGAAGCGGCGGAAGTCGAGCAGGCCCTCCGCGGTGCGGTTGAAGGGCACGCCCATGCGGTCGAGCAGGTAGATGATGCCCGGGGCCGCGTAGCACATGCCCTTCACGGCGATCTGCTCGGCGAGGAAGTCGCCGCCGCGGAGCGTATCCTTCACGTGGATGTCGGGGTGGTCGCCTTCGCCCTTGGTGTTGACGGCGCCGTTGATGCCGCCCTGCGCGCACACCGAGTGGCTGCGCTTCACCGGGACGATGCTGAAGACGTCGACCTTCTGGCCCGCCTCCGCGAGCTTGATCACCGTCATCAAGCCTGCGAGCCCGCCGCCCACCACCGCGAAACGACCACTCACGCCTGCGTCAGCCATGTCGGGTGCACCTTTGCGTGTCGGTGTCGAACGCAGGCGCGCCAGGTCGACGCGCCCGCGGTGCCGCTTAGAGCTTGGTGGCCTCGACCGTCTTGCGGACGGAGTCCACGCTCTTGGCCCACATGGCCTGCTCCTCGGGGTTCATGTCCAGCTCGTACACCTTCTCCACGCCGCCCGAGCCGATGCGCACGGGCACGCCCATGAAGATGTTGTTCAGGCCGTACTCGCCCTCGAGCAGCGCCGCGCAGGGCAGCACGCGCTTCTGATCGAGGATGTACGCCTCGGCCATGGCCACGGCGCTCGCGGCCGGCGCGTAGAACGCCGAGCCGGTCTTGAGCAGCTCCACGATCTCGCCGCCGCCTTTGCGGGTGCGGTTCACGATGGCGTCGAGCTTGTCCTTGGGGAGCAGGCTGGTGAGCGGAACGCCGCTCACGTTCGAGTGGCGGAGCAGCGGCACCATGTCGTCGCCGTGCCCGCCGAGCACCAGCGCGTGCACGTCCTCGATGGAAACGTCGAGCGCCTCGGACACGAACATGCGGAAGCGCGCCGTATCCAGCACGCCGGCCATGCCGACGACCTGCTGCTTCTTCAGCCCGGCGATCTTGTGGAGCGCGTAGACCATCGCGTCGAGCGGGTTGGAGATGACGATGCAGAACGCGTTCGGGCAGTGCTGCTTCACGTTCTTGGCCACGTCCGACATGATCTCGAGGTTCTTGGCGAGCAGGTCCTCGCGGCTCATGCCCGGCTTGCGGGGCAGGCCGGCGGTGATGATGAGGACGTCGGTGCCCGCGAGGTCGGCCCAGTTCGACGTGCCGGAGATGCGCGAGGGCGTGCCGTCGACGGCGGTGAGCTGGAAGAGATCGAGCGCCTTGCCCTTGGCCATGCCCTCGGCCGGAGCGATGTCGTAGAGCACCACGTCGCCGAGCTGCTTCTGGGCGCACAGGAGCGCGAGGTTTCCGCCGATCTGACCTGCGCCGATGAGACCAATCTTCTTACGGGCCACGAGGGACCTCCAGGTTGCGTGGGGAGTCTATAGAAGGCTGCGCGGGCGAAGCCGTCTGAAATTCTGGGGTTCGAAATCAGGCGGTCTAATGGCAGCGCAGACCGGGTTTACAAAGGCGCGGCACTCTATTGAGCCGAGCAAGCAACCGCAAGAACGGACGACAAGCTGCGTCGAGTGGCGCGCGGCTGGCTCGGGTGAGCGCGCGTGGTGAGCCCGATCGTGGCTCGTTCCCAAGTTTCGGCGGATCGCCCGATCCCTGATCCCGAGTTCCTGCGCCCCGGACATGCCCGCGGGGAATGGAGCCAAAAAAAAATCGGGGACCTCCTCGCGGAGATCCCCGTTGAAGTGGTGCTCAGGGAGAGATTCGAACTCTCACGCCTTGCGGCGCCAGCCCCTCAAGCTGGTGTGTCTACCAGTTCCACCACCTGAGCAAACCAAAGCGCGCGCTAGGTAGCACGCGCCTGTCACCGCGACAAGAGAAGAACGCCCAGCGGACGTTCAACCTGACAAGCGGGCCTTACGGAGTCGCCGGCGCGGAGGGCTGCGCAGGAGCCGCAGGCGTCGGGGCCGGAGCTGCCGGAGCCGCGTTCGTCGGAGCCGGAGCCGCGCTCGTCGGGGCCGGAGCCGCGGGGGCAGCCGGAGCCGGCGCCGCAGGCTTGGGCTCAGCGGGCGGGAGCGTGTCGGTCACCGAGCGGTGGTGGCTCGCCGCGAACGAGAGCGTGAGCGAGGTGATGAAGAAGATGGCCGCGCACACGCTGGTCACGCGCTGCAGGAAGGTCACGCCGCCGCCGCCGCCGAAGGCGCTCGACGCCGCACCGCCACCGCCGAGCGCCATCCCGCCTTCGGTCCCCGGCTGAAGGAGGATCACGAGGATCAAGAAGATGCAGACGAGGACGTGGAGGATGGTGACGAGGGTGATGATCATGGCTCTTCCAAGGGCAGAAACTGCGCAGGCCCATAACAAAGGCCGCGCAATCTACGTTCCCGACTCGAATTTGACAATACGGGCGAAGTCTTCGGCCTTCAGGCTCGCTCCGCCCACCAGAGCGCCGTCGACGTCGGGCTTGCTCATCAGGTCGGCGATGTTGTCGGGCTTCACGCTGCCGCCGTACTGGATGCGCAGCTTGCTCGCCAGGTCGGCACCGAGGAGCTCTCCCAGCAGCTTGCGGATGGCGCCGTGAACCTCCTGCGCCTGCGCGCTCGTCGCCGTCTTGCCCGTGCCGATGGCCCAGACCGGCTCGTAGGCGATGACCAGCGTGCCGAGGTCCTTGGCCGTGAAGCCCGCGAGCGCGCCGCGCACCTGG is a genomic window of Deltaproteobacteria bacterium containing:
- the secG gene encoding preprotein translocase subunit SecG; translation: MITLVTILHVLVCIFLILVILLQPGTEGGMALGGGGAASSAFGGGGGVTFLQRVTSVCAAIFFITSLTLSFAASHHRSVTDTLPPAEPKPAAPAPAAPAAPAPTSAAPAPTNAAPAAPAPTPAAPAQPSAPATP
- a CDS encoding BMC domain-containing protein, with product MADALGMIETKGFVGMVEASDAMVKAAKVELVGYEKIGGGYVTAIVRGDVAAVKAATEAGSRAAERVGQLVSVHVIPRPHTNIDLALPLGRADQARAESGK
- a CDS encoding EutN/CcmL family microcompartment protein; protein product: MLIGKVVGTVVSTRKEEELNGSKLLLVRGMDVEGNVNGAIVVAVDAVGAGVGEVVLYASGSSARQTKATKDRPVDATIMAIVDQLEVGGSLKYDKSKG
- the sdhA gene encoding succinate dehydrogenase flavoprotein subunit, with the translated sequence MADAGVSGRFAVVGGGLAGLMTVIKLAEAGQKVDVFSIVPVKRSHSVCAQGGINGAVNTKGEGDHPDIHVKDTLRGGDFLAEQIAVKGMCYAAPGIIYLLDRMGVPFNRTAEGLLDFRRFGGTLHHRTAFAGATTGQQLLYALDEQVRRYEAEGKVTKYEFWEFLGIVREEGGPCRGVVAMDLRTMEVKSFPADAVCLATGGPGIVFGRSTNSTINTGTAAGSVYQQGAFYANGEFIQVHPTAIPGEDKLRLMSESVRGEGGRVWVPSDGGMDQRSGKQRPPKGEPWYFLEEWYPKYKNLVPRDVATREIFHVCRDLKMGIDGQDAVHLDVTHIPAKVLDAKIKGVLEIYEKFQGVDPRHKPMKIFPAMHYSMGGLWVDIEGDKNNLPVAGSPRNQATNIPGLYAAGECDYAYHGANRLGANSLLSCIYAGGLAGPSMISYAKNTGTNQASAGLLDREAKRWKDRFESIKKMQGSENPFRMGKELGDLMTENMTVVRYNDRLQKSVDRIREMKQRWNNLNVLDAATGTLNQPLSYANQLWNMLELAEVMTQGALLRDECRGSHYKPDFKLPEPKTRDPNEDKEWMAKWEAQKDKWLKTTMAAWTKDGPKITYEPVKFDVLKPEPRWYA
- the sdhB gene encoding succinate dehydrogenase iron-sulfur subunit, coding for MVAATHTGKQIVIRIKRGEAGKEPFFETFALPYKPNMNVISCLMEIQRNPVTQDGKKTTPVAWDQACLEEVCGSCTMNVNGKVRQACTALIDQLEQPVTLEPMTKFPLVRDLCVDRQTMFENLKRVKAWIPIDGTYDLGPGPREAQSDQQQEYVMSTCMTCGCCVEACPQVNSASDFIGPAAINQVRRFNMHPTGKLNAPERLRAVMGKGGVQECGKAQNCVKVCPKQIPLTSSIAVIERDTVKQAIKDFFSGGDEGAGPAGPM
- the mdh gene encoding malate dehydrogenase, with product MARKKIGLIGAGQIGGNLALLCAQKQLGDVVLYDIAPAEGMAKGKALDLFQLTAVDGTPSRISGTSNWADLAGTDVLIITAGLPRKPGMSREDLLAKNLEIMSDVAKNVKQHCPNAFCIVISNPLDAMVYALHKIAGLKKQQVVGMAGVLDTARFRMFVSEALDVSIEDVHALVLGGHGDDMVPLLRHSNVSGVPLTSLLPKDKLDAIVNRTRKGGGEIVELLKTGSAFYAPAASAVAMAEAYILDQKRVLPCAALLEGEYGLNNIFMGVPVRIGSGGVEKVYELDMNPEEQAMWAKSVDSVRKTVEATKL
- a CDS encoding BMC domain-containing protein produces the protein MAGGISLRTFVFLDSLQPQLAAHICTTCRGYYPVPGVASLFIEIAPGMAIHRLIDVALKQTKVQPATLVVERAYGMLEVHSEDKGEVRSAGEAILGEMGAKVEDRMKPKIISNTIVRAIEPMHAMILDRIRFGSMIEPGQSLFILECEPAAYAAFAANEAEKAANVKLVDVTPFGAFGRLYLAGPEAEIDAAAKAAVDALKSVTGAEPPAFKDK